From Epinephelus lanceolatus isolate andai-2023 chromosome 12, ASM4190304v1, whole genome shotgun sequence, the proteins below share one genomic window:
- the xirp1 gene encoding xin actin-binding repeat-containing protein 1 isoform X2, which produces MAEAAGKITVSQSSHDDDDLPLPPPPPVPPRPLDYEGPSPLSGLPLPPPKETFSTFYQQRQKSELKRLFKHIHPDLRASLDDAVDDDILKAVQSESTQAADAAYQGEVQSMRWIFENWTLDNIGDPHATKKLLDDEELKGGNVRGTSSMFEHIDDTQHMSPKRQPSVRGDVRTSTWLFESQPLDSLSKSKTEEGELFEAVLKEPIQPGDVTGARLLFESKPLSDLGRCNSIEDQSFLKLRSELQEQKGDIKKTLKLFQAEPCCAIRDNSGNIHEIKSICREEINSSNISTARWLFETQPLDLINKGADGVKIIRGISLEEGHRGGVDQKRWMFETQSFDTRKEVMGVGKFEGMVAECAGEADVENKRKLFEMQPLAALKGDSEEKSLEKEEIIAGDVKTSLWLFETQPMETLTDSYEVGRLKKVTLSADEQGEVKGKKQMFESSSIQKNVSFKEQDIEKGDVKGFKHLFETIPLSKIAHSDGTIVEEEKAIAAGNVKGNKAMFETTPLYAIKDSSGNLHTVTTVSREEFITGKVQNYKWMFETKPLDELVEGKGDVEVIKGITRQEDTSGDVKMAKWLFETQTIDGIHSKFNQTAQDASVQEEHRRGDVKNCKWLFETQPMDILYDKSEKVNDKEAIDNTDVKSITWLFESQPLDSIKDGEEYNLKLCDTIRDSVKSEVDVKTVKHVFETETLDRLRKDANSEHNVRCVSQVNFQSGDVSRVKELFESQSLDEIGLEMVTSDEQKQDEHLEKGSVHKFTWMFENCPMSQINKDNDDANIQTVSGAESGDVQNKKFVFETSSLNKMHDQPLELKTDTVEEPVSNVDVKSSTMMFESLPRYAIRDKEGQFHEVTTVKKEEIMSGDVRGARWMFETKPLDAIKAEKEVYVIRAVTQEDVKKGDVKSARWKFETQPLDSLTSRDEPSVRVIEDLGSGNVQLNKQIFESDQSSQKFMRMVSVTDVQQGDVRTSTWLFENQSIDSLKGEPQEQGPVKTVHREDSQKGDVKRCTWLFESQPLDKIKEPEDTLVQGTEEEIPKSDVKCTTWLFETTPLDKITASSVSDTLSYLYQMNFLHSSGIIIEANERQNVNMAKYLFESNEGVQIQKEEVVGGNIRNIMLQLLLKPTLKPQVRLLREVEKGKVNTTAVELPVYQSATTITLERDQRVQNIVQMIDELLVQDKDLKKGIIMQETAEGQAEMSVYSLIYETKSESHIIEKGDVKSTIGNLLATASSQRTAASCRVDETEKGNVNLYKSCIEKGDLHYLKSLHTEASGDEVDYSSLAEEHIEIVQGDVREAKRSLCQQREQVERTISDVLPGDVKNTKKVFSSECSVNVENFIPKEEIIPGDILSAKQQLAVKQPVTVDKEEIVAGDIKATMQSLERAKQQSMCVEKEIITPGTIYEMNMPGPETEGSQAQKEVIISGDVKAAKKSLEMAKQQSMHVEREVLVPGKIYNLNVTAQEESSSTAMQSTCSASSRCQQTKTFPK; this is translated from the exons ATGGCTGAAGCAGCCGGGAAAATCACAGTTTCGCAATCATCTCATGATGACGATGACCTTCCtctcccaccacctcctcccGTACCACCCAGACCCCTTGACTATGAAGGGCCTTCACCATTAAGTGgtctccctctgcctccaccTAAAGAAACCTTTTCCACATTCTACCAGCAACGGCAGAAGAGCGAGCTAAAGAGGCTCTTCAAACACATCCACCCAGACCTGAGGGCAAGTCTCGATGACGCCGTGGACGATGACATATTGAAGGCGGTGCAGTCAGAAAGCACTCAGGCAGCGGACGCAGCTTATCAGGGTGAAGTGCAGTCCATGAGGTGGATCTTTGAGAACTGGACTCTGGACAATATTGGGGATCCTCATGCAACCAAGAAGCTGCTGGATGATGAGGAATTAAAAGGTGGAAACGTCAGAGGCACCTCCTCCATGTTTGAACACATTGACGACACCCAACACATGTCCCCTAAAAGACAGCCTTCTGTCAGAGGGGACGTGAGAACATCGACATGGCTGTTCGAGTCTCAGCCCTTAGATTCTTTAAGTAAATCGAAAACAGAAGAAGGTGAACTGTTCGAAGCAGTGCTGAAAGAACCCATCCAGCCAGGAGATGTGACAGGTGCTCGGCTGCTTTTTGAATCTAAACCATTGAGTGACCTGGGACGCTGTAACTCCATAGAAGACCAAAGCTTCCTCAAACTGAGATCTGAGCTCCAGGAGCAGAAAGGAGACATCAAGAAGACTTTAAAACTCTTCCAGGCAGAACCCTGCTGTGCCATCAGAGACAACAGTGGCAACATCCATGAGATTAAATCCATCTGCAGGGAGGAGatcaacagcagcaacatcagTACTGCACGTTGGCTTTTTGAAACCCAGCCTTTGGATCTGATTAATAAGGGAGCGGATGGAGTGAAAATAATTCGGGGTATATCTCTGGAAGAGGGGCACAGAGGAGGAGTTGATCAGAAGAGGTGGATGTTTGAAACGCAGTCTTTTGACACAAGAAAAGAGGTCATGGGAGTGGGCAAGTTTGAGGGGATGGTTGCTGAATGTGCAGGAGAGGCCGATGTCGAGAACAAGAGGAAGCTCTTTGAGATGCAGCCCTTGGCAGCACTAAAAGGAGACTCTGAAGAAAAGTCTTTGGAAAAGGAAGAAATTATCGCAGGAGATGTCAAGACTTCTCTGTGGCTGTTTGAAACTCAACCCATGGAGACCCTTACCGATAGCTATGAAGTTGGACGGTTGAAGAAAGTCACCCTTTCAGCTGACGAACAAGGAGAAGTCAAaggcaaaaaacaaatgtttgagAGCAGCAGTATTCAAAAGAACGTCTCATTCAAAGAACAAGACATTGAAAAGGGCGATGTCAAGGGATTCAAACATCTTTTTGAAACAATTCCTCTGAGCAAAATTGCTCATTCCGATGGAACAATTGTTGAAGAGGAAAAAGCTATAGCAGCAGGAAATGTAAAAGGCAACAAAGCAATGTTTGAGACAACGCCTTTATATGCAATAAAGGACAGCTCTGGAAACCTCCACACAGTCACAACAGTCAGCCGAGAAGAATTCATCACAGGAAAGGTCCAAAACTACAAGTGGATGTTTGAGACCAAGCCTTTAGATGAGCTTGTAGAAGGGAAAGGAGATGTTGAGGTAATCAAAGGCATCACCAGACAGGAGGATACATCGGGTGATGTCAAGATGGCAAAGTGGCTGTTTGAAACCCAGACAATAGATGGGATCCATTCCAAGTTCAACCAGACAGCACAGGATGCTTCTGTACAAGAGGAGCATCGCAGAGGTGATGTCAAGAACTGTAAATGGTTATTTGAGACACAACCAATGGACATTTTGTATGACAAATCAGAAAAAGTAAATGATAAAGAAGCCATTGACAATACTGATGTCAAGTCCATTACTTGGCTTTTTGAATCACAGCCTCTGGACAGCATTAAAGACGGCGAGGAGTACAATTTGAAGCTCTGCGACACCATACGGGATTCTGTCAAATCGGAGGTTGATGTTAAAAcagtcaaacatgtttttgaaacAGAGACCTTGGACAGATTAAGAAAGGATGCAAATTCTGAACACAATGTGCGATGTGTCAGCCAGGTCAACTTTCAGTCTGGAGATGTCTCAAGAGTCAAAGAACTCTTTGAATCCCAGTCCCTCGACGAAATAGGATTGGAAATGGTTACATCTGATGAACAGAAACAAGACGAACACCTTGAAAAGGGTTCCGTACATAAATTTACTTGGATGTTTGAAAATTGTCCCATGAGCCAGATCAATAAGGACAATGATGATGCAAACATTCAGACAGTCAGTGGTGCAGAGAGCGGTGATGTACAGAACAAAAAGTTTGTATTTGAAACTTCCTCACTGAACAAAATGCATGATCAACCCCTCGAACTGAAGACAGACACTGTGGAGGAGCCTGTGAGCAATGTTGACGTAAAGTCGAGCACCATGATGTTTGAGTCCCTGCCACGATATGCAATCAGAGACAAAGAGGGCCAGTTTCATGAAGTTACAACTGTGAAAAAGGAGGAGATAATGAGTGGGGATGTAAGAGGAGCAAGGTGGATGTTTGAGACAAAACCCCTTGACGCCATCAAGGCAGAGAAGGAAGTATACGTGATCCGAGCTGTTACCCAAGAAGATGTCAAGAAAGGAGATGTCAAATCAGCCAGATGGAAGTTTGAGACACAACCTCTGGACTCCCTTACCAGCCGAGATGAGCCATCTGTCAGGGTCATTGAAGACTTGGGAAGCGGTAATGTGCAACTCAATAAACAGATATTTGAATCTGATCAATCAAGCCAGAAGTTCATGCGAATGGTTAGTGTCACTGACGTCCAGCAAGGTGACGTGAGAACCTCCACCTGGCTCTTTGAGAATCAATCCATTGACAGTTTGAAAGGGGAACCTCAGGAGCAAGGTCCAGTAAAAACAGTCCACAGAGAAGACAGCCAGAAAGGAGATGTGAAACGCTGCACATGGCTGTTTGAATCACAGCCACTGGACAAGATCAAGGAGCCTGAGGATACCTTAGTGCAAGGTACAGAAGAGGAGATACCAAAATCTGATGTGAAGTGTACTACTTGGCTCTTTGAGACCACTCCACTGGACAAAATCACTGCCAGCAGTGTGTCTGACACCTTGTCTTATCTGTATCAAATGAATTTTCTTCACTCAAGCGGCATCATAATAGAAGCAAATGAGAGGCAAAATGTGAACATGGCAAAATATCTGTTTGAAAGCAATGAAGGTGTGCAAATCCAGAAAGAAGAGGTTGTTGGGGGCAACATCAGGAACATTATGTTACAGCTTTTACTCAAACCAACCCTAAAGCCCCAAGTTAGACTTCTTAGAGAAGTGGAGAAGGGTAAAGTGAATACCACAGCAGTTGAACTTCCAGTCTACCAGTCAGCCACAACTATCACCCTTGAGAGGGATCAAAGAGTACAAAACATCGTCCAGATGATCGACGAACTGCTGGTTCAAGATAAGGATTTGAAAAAGGGAATCATAATGCAAGAGACTGCAGAGGGGCAAGCAGAGATGTCAGTTTATTCACTTATCTACGAAACCAAAAGTGAGAGTCACATCATAGAGAAAGGAGACGTAAAGTCTACGATTGGAAATCTGTTGGCTACTGCCAGCAGTCAGAGGACTGCAGCATCATGCAGAGTGGATGAAACTGAAAAGGGAAATGTGAATTTGTACAAAAGTTGCATTGAGAAAGGAGATCTGCACTATCTGAAAAGTCTTCACACTGAGGCATCGGGAGATGAAGTTGATTACAGCTCTCTGGCCGAGGAGCATATTGAAATAGTTCAAGGGGATGTGAGGGAAGCAAAGAGAAGCCTCTGCCAGCAAAGAGAGCAGGTAGAGCGAACCATTTCTGATGTTTTACCAGGAGAtgtaaaaaacaccaaaaaagttTTCTCGTCTGAGTGCTCTGTCAATGTTGAAAATTTTATTCCAAAGGAAGAAATAATCCCTGGAGATATCTTATCAGCAAAGCAACAACTTGCGGTaaagcaacctgtcactgtggaTAAAGAGGAAATTGTGGCTGGAGACATCAAGGCAACAATGCAGTCATTAGAACGTGCAAAGCAACAGAGCATGTGTGTGGAGAAGGAGATCATTACACCTGGAACTATCTATGAGATGAACATGCCGGGCCCTGAAACTGAAGGAAGCCAAGCCCAAAAAGAGGTCATTATATCCGGAGATGTAAAAGCGGCTAAAAAGTCCCTTGAAATGGCTAAGCAGCAAAGCATGCATGTGGAGCGTGAAGTCCTTGTCCCAGGAAAAATATACAACCTGAATGTCACAGCACAAGAGGAAAGCTCCTCCACAGCGATGCAATCCACATGTTCGGCTTCCTCCAGATGTCAGCAAACCAAGACTTTTCCAAAG TAA